The Streptomyces sp. NBC_00691 genome has a segment encoding these proteins:
- a CDS encoding Rv2175c family DNA-binding protein, with protein sequence MTEIDVKIDALVPAWLYVPDIAEMLDVEVTRVRQLIKDGQLIAVRRGENNALQIPAAFIQGDKIVKGLVGLLTVLRDDGFTDEEMLEWLFTPDESLPGTPAQALNENRGTEVKRRAQALAL encoded by the coding sequence GTGACCGAGATTGACGTAAAGATCGATGCGCTCGTCCCCGCCTGGCTCTATGTGCCCGACATCGCGGAGATGCTCGATGTCGAGGTGACGCGCGTGCGGCAGCTGATCAAGGACGGTCAGCTCATCGCCGTGCGCCGTGGAGAGAACAACGCCCTGCAGATCCCCGCCGCCTTCATCCAGGGCGACAAGATCGTCAAGGGCCTCGTCGGGCTCCTGACCGTGCTGCGGGACGACGGCTTCACCGACGAGGAGATGCTGGAGTGGCTCTTCACTCCGGACGAGAGCCTGCCGGGCACGCCCGCGCAGGCGCTCAACGAGAACCGCGGCACGGAGGTGAAGCGCCGCGCCCAGGCGCTCGCCCTCTGA
- a CDS encoding NAD(P)/FAD-dependent oxidoreductase, with protein MSEQKQAQHHVVIVGAGMAGVQTAVALRERGFGGPVTLIGAEPHQPYDRPPLSKAVLLGKAEGSAFDIDFEELGIELRLGLDVTGLRAGDHEIDTEAGPVAYDTLVIATGAHPITLPGTEGVPGVHLLRTLDDAVRLGPVLERRHSVVVVGAGWIGAEFATAAREAGCAVTVVEAADRPLAGALPAEVATPMAEWYGENGAELLTHARVDTVEAGRVVLADGRELPADAVVVGIGALPSTGWLTGSGIALDPSGAVTADERLRTDLPDVYAVGDCASFPSARYGRRLLVHHWDNALQGPRTVAAAITGTGAEEESGPYDPVPYFWSEQFGRFVQYAGHHADADELLWRGDPAEKTWSVLWLRAGVPVALLAVGRPRDLAQGRKLIETATAVDPVRAADPSVPLKTAVL; from the coding sequence GTGAGCGAGCAGAAGCAGGCACAGCACCACGTCGTGATCGTCGGCGCCGGGATGGCGGGCGTCCAGACCGCCGTCGCCCTGCGTGAACGGGGCTTCGGCGGCCCGGTGACCCTCATCGGGGCCGAGCCCCACCAGCCGTACGACCGGCCCCCGCTCTCCAAGGCCGTCCTCCTCGGCAAGGCCGAGGGCTCCGCCTTCGACATCGACTTCGAGGAACTCGGCATCGAGCTCCGCCTCGGCCTCGACGTCACCGGGCTGCGCGCCGGCGACCACGAGATCGACACCGAGGCCGGGCCCGTCGCGTACGACACCCTGGTCATCGCCACCGGCGCCCACCCGATCACCCTGCCCGGCACCGAAGGCGTCCCCGGGGTCCATCTGCTGCGGACCCTCGACGACGCCGTCCGCCTCGGCCCCGTCCTGGAGCGCCGGCACAGCGTCGTGGTCGTCGGCGCCGGCTGGATCGGCGCGGAGTTCGCCACCGCCGCCCGCGAGGCCGGCTGCGCCGTCACCGTCGTCGAGGCCGCCGACCGCCCCCTCGCCGGAGCCCTGCCCGCCGAGGTCGCCACCCCCATGGCCGAGTGGTACGGCGAGAACGGCGCCGAACTCCTCACCCACGCGCGCGTGGACACCGTCGAAGCGGGCAGGGTCGTCCTCGCCGACGGCCGCGAGCTGCCCGCCGACGCCGTCGTCGTCGGCATCGGCGCCCTCCCCTCCACCGGATGGCTCACCGGCTCCGGGATCGCCCTCGACCCGAGCGGCGCCGTCACCGCCGACGAGCGGCTGCGCACCGATCTGCCCGATGTGTACGCCGTCGGGGACTGCGCCTCCTTCCCCTCCGCCCGCTACGGGCGACGCCTCCTCGTCCACCACTGGGACAACGCCCTCCAGGGCCCCCGCACGGTCGCCGCGGCGATCACCGGCACCGGCGCGGAGGAGGAGTCCGGGCCGTACGACCCCGTCCCGTACTTCTGGTCCGAGCAGTTCGGCCGCTTCGTCCAGTACGCCGGACACCACGCGGACGCGGACGAGCTCCTCTGGCGCGGCGACCCGGCGGAGAAGACCTGGTCCGTGCTGTGGCTGCGCGCCGGCGTCCCGGTGGCGCTGCTCGCGGTCGGCCGCCCGCGCGACCTGGCCCAGGGCCGCAAGCTCATCGAGACGGCCACCGCCGTCGACCCCGTGCGCGCGGCGGACCCTTCCGTCCCCCTGAAGACGGCCGTCCTCTAG
- the thiS gene encoding sulfur carrier protein ThiS encodes MNVSVNGEARVLSGPLSLDALVATLTTARSGVAAALNETVVPRGEWETTLLGEGDRVEVLTAVQGG; translated from the coding sequence ATGAACGTGTCCGTGAACGGTGAGGCCCGCGTGCTCTCCGGCCCCCTCTCCCTCGACGCTCTCGTGGCGACCCTGACCACGGCCCGCTCCGGGGTCGCCGCCGCCCTCAACGAGACGGTCGTACCGCGCGGCGAATGGGAGACGACGCTCCTCGGCGAAGGCGACCGGGTGGAAGTCCTCACCGCGGTCCAGGGAGGCTGA
- a CDS encoding thiazole synthase translates to MSDDVFTLGGTEFSSRLIMGTGGAPSLDVLERSLVASGTELTTVAMRRLDPTVQGSVLSVLERLGIRVLPNTAGCFTAGEAVLTARLAREALGTDWIKLEVVADERTLLPDGEELLVAAETLVDDGFTVLPYTNDDPVLARKLEDVGCAAIMPLGSPIGSGLGIRNPHNFQLITERAGVPVILDAGAGTASDAALAMELGCAAVMLASAVTRAQEPVLMASAMRHAVEAGRLAWRAGRIPRRHFAEASSPREGRPALDPERPAF, encoded by the coding sequence ATGTCCGACGACGTGTTCACCCTCGGCGGTACGGAATTCTCCTCGCGGCTCATCATGGGCACCGGCGGGGCGCCCAGCCTCGACGTCCTGGAACGCTCGCTGGTCGCCAGCGGCACGGAACTCACGACGGTCGCGATGCGGCGGCTGGACCCGACCGTCCAGGGCTCGGTCCTCTCCGTCCTGGAGCGGCTCGGCATCCGGGTCCTGCCCAACACGGCGGGCTGCTTCACGGCGGGCGAGGCGGTCCTGACCGCCCGTCTGGCCCGCGAGGCCCTCGGCACGGACTGGATCAAGCTGGAGGTCGTCGCCGACGAGCGGACGCTGCTGCCGGACGGGGAGGAGCTCCTCGTCGCGGCCGAGACGCTGGTCGACGACGGCTTCACCGTCCTCCCCTACACCAACGACGACCCGGTCCTCGCGCGGAAGCTGGAGGACGTGGGCTGTGCGGCGATCATGCCGCTCGGCTCCCCGATCGGCTCCGGGCTCGGCATCCGCAACCCGCACAACTTCCAGCTGATCACGGAACGGGCCGGGGTGCCGGTGATCCTCGACGCGGGGGCCGGCACGGCGTCGGACGCGGCGCTCGCCATGGAGCTGGGGTGCGCGGCGGTGATGCTGGCCTCGGCGGTGACGCGGGCGCAGGAGCCGGTCCTGATGGCTTCGGCGATGCGGCACGCGGTGGAGGCCGGGCGGCTGGCGTGGCGGGCGGGGCGGATCCCCCGCCGCCACTTCGCGGAGGCGTCGTCCCCGCGGGAAGGCCGCCCGGCCCTGGACCCGGAACGCCCCGCCTTCTGA
- the thiO gene encoding glycine oxidase ThiO, which produces MRSSEVHVSEGHASGADVPEPGSSDVRGDGAHAADVRGAGGHTADVLVVGGGIIGLVTAWRAARRGLRTAVIDPAPGGGAAHVAAGMLAAVTELHYGEETLLGLNLASAARYPAFVAELEEATGHDVGYRACGTLAVALDADDRAHLRELHALQSRCGLTSEWLSGRECRRLEPMLAPGVRGGLRVDGDHQVDPRRLAAALLVACERAGVVFHRDLAQRLTVARDRARGVVLAGGGELRADQVVLAAGSLSGRLAGVPDEVLPPVRPVKGQVLRLRVPAPYAPFLSRTVRAVVRGSHVYLVPRENGELVVGATSEELGWDTTVTAGGVYELLRDAHELVPGLTELPLTETLAGLRPASPDNAPLLGPTALPGLHLATGHYRNGVLLTPVTGDVMAEVLTTGALPDEARPFTPRRFSPVRQEQPA; this is translated from the coding sequence ATGCGTTCTTCCGAAGTCCATGTGTCCGAGGGCCACGCGTCCGGGGCGGACGTGCCGGAGCCCGGCTCGTCCGACGTCCGCGGGGACGGTGCCCACGCCGCCGACGTCCGCGGGGCAGGCGGTCACACCGCCGACGTCCTCGTCGTCGGCGGCGGCATCATCGGCCTGGTCACGGCCTGGCGGGCCGCGCGCCGCGGCCTGCGCACCGCCGTCATCGACCCGGCACCGGGCGGCGGCGCCGCACACGTCGCGGCCGGGATGCTCGCCGCGGTCACCGAACTCCACTACGGCGAGGAGACCCTCCTCGGGCTCAACCTCGCCTCCGCCGCCCGCTATCCCGCGTTCGTCGCCGAGCTGGAGGAGGCCACCGGCCACGACGTCGGCTACCGCGCCTGCGGCACCCTCGCCGTCGCCCTCGACGCCGACGACCGGGCGCATCTGCGCGAACTGCACGCCCTGCAGTCCCGCTGCGGGCTCACCTCGGAGTGGCTCAGCGGCCGCGAGTGCCGCCGCCTCGAACCGATGCTCGCCCCGGGAGTGCGCGGCGGGCTCCGGGTGGACGGCGACCACCAGGTCGATCCGCGCCGGCTCGCCGCCGCGCTCCTCGTCGCCTGCGAACGGGCCGGCGTGGTCTTCCACCGCGACCTCGCGCAGCGCCTGACGGTGGCACGGGACCGGGCACGCGGTGTCGTGCTCGCGGGCGGCGGGGAACTGCGGGCCGACCAGGTCGTCCTCGCCGCCGGCAGCCTGAGCGGCCGACTCGCGGGCGTGCCGGACGAGGTGCTTCCGCCGGTGCGCCCGGTGAAGGGGCAGGTGCTGCGGCTGCGCGTACCGGCCCCGTACGCCCCCTTCCTCTCCCGGACGGTCCGGGCCGTCGTCCGCGGCAGTCACGTCTACCTGGTGCCCCGCGAGAACGGCGAACTCGTCGTCGGCGCCACCAGCGAGGAACTCGGCTGGGACACCACGGTGACGGCCGGCGGGGTGTACGAGCTGCTGCGCGACGCCCATGAGCTCGTCCCCGGGCTCACCGAGCTGCCGCTGACCGAGACCCTGGCGGGCCTGCGCCCCGCGTCGCCCGACAACGCGCCGCTGCTCGGCCCCACCGCCCTGCCCGGCCTGCACCTGGCCACCGGCCACTACCGCAACGGGGTCCTGCTCACCCCGGTCACCGGCGACGTCATGGCCGAGGTGCTCACCACCGGGGCCCTCCCCGACGAGGCCCGCCCCTTCACCCCCCGCCGTTTCTCCCCCGTACGTCAGGAGCAGCCCGCATGA